Genomic segment of Fibrobacter succinogenes:
TGCAATCGACTGCGCATCGCGTAGAACATGCTTCGGCTGATGCTTTTGGATATGGATTTTCTGTAGCTTTTGAAAAGACGAATTTGTTTGTGAAAGGCTTGTCTTTTAATATTTCTGTTAGCTATAATTATGGTATAGAAAATGTGGTGGATACAAGTCATGTGTATTTCTATGGCTGGGATAAATCCGATTTCAAAGAAAACGAAAATGCATTGGGTGAAATTTCGTTAGGTTCTCCATCACTTTTCGAATATAAAAACTACTCGTTGTTTGTTCCTTGGAATGTTGGTTATGAATTTTCGCAAAATCACAATTTGACATGGAGTGGGTTGTATCGTTATGATTCGCAGAAATCTAAGGACAAATTGTCTGTAAAAGAAAAAAAGTTGAATAATGCTGTATTCCCTGGACGTGTCTATTCGCTTATAACGGGATTGTCTGTTGAAAATAATTTTTGGGAAAAACGTATCCAAAATGTCGTTGGAATTAAAGGATATTTTTATAACATTGTCGCTGATGATGACGGTGAAAATCGAATCCAACAGTTGACAAATGATGAGTACTCTCAAAATAATTTTGGATTTAGCGAAAATTTACGTGTTAAGATCATAGATCCATTGGCTGTGAAAGCTGGGTATCAGCACAGTTTAAGATTCCCGACACGTGAAGAGATTTTTGGTGATGGCCTTTATGTGGCTTGTTCTCCAAATTTAAAGCCTGAATATTCTGATAATTTTACGGCAGGGGCTGAACTCGATTTAGATAAAATTCCGCTATTGTTGAAGCTGCATCTTGAATTTAACTGGTTCTATCTTTTGATGGATGATCGTATTTATTGGAATAGTTACGTTGCTGTGCCGCGCCCTTATTACAATAGCGTTGGAACAAAAACAAGCGGCTTTGAAATAGATTTAAGGCTCGATATAAATGAATATATTGCGCTTTCGTTAAACATGACAAAGCAAGAAGCCAAGAGCCGCGAAGCGGATTATGCTTATGGTATCGCAAAAGATTTGATTGTGCCGAATATTCCGACATTCTATATGAATTTTGGTGCGGAATTCCATATCGGTGATCTCTTTTTCCGTGATGATTTCTTTAAGCTTTATTGGTTTGCGAATTATACCGATGAATATTACTATACCTGGAAAGTTTCTAAAAAACAAGATCGCTCTATTCCGAGTTCGTTCTCGCAGGATTTGGGCGTAGAATATTCGATTCTTGCAAATAAACTTTCATGGAGCTTTGAAGTTCATAATCTTACGGATGAGCGTGTTTACGATAAGTACGGAGAATCCAAACCAGGTCGCTCGTTTGCTACGAAGATGAAGTTCTCGATTTAAAAATTTAAAACAATAAAAAAGGAAACAATATGAAAAAGTCATATAAATTGATTCCGAGCCTTGTCAAAGGACTCGCCATTTCCAGCCTCGTTTTTGGACTTGCCGCTTGTAGCGATTCAAGTTCCAATGCTTCCGATGATTCCAATGACAATGGAAAGAAATACGGATTTTCCTTTATGGTGGAAAATTCCCAGTTTGTAGGAACCGCATCGCTTTCTGCTGACCAAAAGAAAGTTGTTGATGATTTTATTGAAATTCCGAATAAGGGTAGCGTTCAATATTTTAATGGCTCTATCTATGTGCTCTATGTCGAAGAAATGAACAGTACTCTTGCCCGCTATGAGCTTGATGAAAATAATAATATGGCAGAAAAGCCTGCTGCTACGGCTAAATTTAAAGGCACACATGCGCTCATGATGAAGTTTGTGGATAAGGACAAAATGTATGTCGAACAGACTTTAGGTGATGCTTTGACTGCCCTTGATCCGGTGACTCTTAAGGAAAAGGCTACAATTGACCTTTCCAAGTACATTGATCAAAAAAATGGCGCTGTAAGTACGGTTCCGAATTCTGCTGTTGTTCGCGATGGCAAGATGTTTGTTGCTGTTTCGCAGATGATTGATCTCAATAGCATGATTACGGGTGCACAGGGCTCTGTTATTGTTATTGACGTCAAGACGGACAAGGTAGAAAAAGTTATTACTGAAGATATGACAGCTGCCGTTGGCGTTATTGATGATATGAACAATACGATGTCCTTTATCGATGAAGATGGCGACATTTATTTCTATTCTAATGCTGCAATGGGCTGGATGGATGGCTATAAGGAAGGCTTTGTTCGTATTAAGAAGGGTCAAACTGAATTCGATAAGGATTGGGTTTTCCATTTGCATGATGCAGCTTATGCCGGCAAAAAGACTAACAATAATTTCTTGATGAGTGGTGGCGCTTATTTGGGTAAGGGCAAGTTCCTTGGCTTCTTCGGTAATTTTGAAGATCCGAGCAACTACAATAATTACGAATGGGAATTTGTTGTAATTGATTTGAAGAAGAAGACTATCGAAAAGATTGAAGGCCTTACTCCGACAATCCCGTGGTTTGCTCCTTCGATCCATAAGGATTCCGATGGCAAGAGTGTTCTTTTGGGACATGCCGATAAGAAGGGCGGCGCTGTTTACCGCTATGACATCGCATCGGGAAAAGTCTCTAAGGAAATGGATGTCGTGACTGGAACTGCTTACTATATCGTTCCGCTTGAAGACTAGTGCTGATTAAAGTTTAGACTCCTACATATCTTCTATAATCCCAGACTCCCATAGAAGAAAAAAGTATGGCGTGCCAATTGTTGATTCAAACGGTGCGCCATATTTTTTTTGTCTGAACGCGTAACGAGAATGACGAAAAAAAGAAGCGCCGGAAAAATTTTCCGACGCTATTTTATACTAAGGAGAGATGTTAGTGGATAAGGCTTATGAACTCCTTGATGCTTTTTGCTTGAAGAATTTGGTCGATGTTTACGGTCTTCTTGAGGTCTAGAGCGATTTTGTCGACGAGTTTCATCAAGGTGATGGAATCTCCTCCGATGGAGTAGAAATCATCGTTCATAGAAATGCCTGGATTTTCGAAAACGTTTTGCCAGATTTCGAGCATTGCTTTTTCTTCGTCAGAAATGTTCTCGTTCGTGGTGCTTGCTGGTGTCGCTGTTGCAATAGAAATTTCCGGAATTGGAAGTTGCTTTTTGTCAACCTTGCCGTTGGCGGAAAGCGGGAATGAATCCATTGTAACGATGCGCGACGGAATCATGTATCCTGTGAGCGTTTTTGAAATCTCGGCCTTGATGGTGCTTTCGGCGTTTTCGATGCTTGCCCCGAGAACGTAAGCGATGATTTGCTTGCCGCTGCCCGGAACGTCCTTGAGCGCAGCGACAGCACGTGAAACAAACCCTGTATGCATAATTGCGGATTCGATTTCACCAAGTTCAATGCGGAAACCATTGAGCTTGATTTGCGTATCGGAACGGCCCAGGAATTCAATAAAGCCTTCTGTTTTGAGTTTGCCCAAATCGCCGGTGCGGTATATGCGGCCAAGTTGTGGATGCTTGATAAATGCCTTATTTGTTTTTTCTGGATCGTTGTTGTAGCCCTTCGCGAGTCCAACGCCACCAATGTAGAGGTCGCCTTGAACTTCTGGCGGACAAAGTTTAAGCTCTTCGTCGAGAACGTAGAATGTTTGGTTTTTCATCGGGTAACCATAAGGGATACAATCCCATTCCGGGCGCACTTCACTAAATGGGTAGATGATGGACCAAATAGCCGCTTCGGTGGCGCCACCGAGACTGATGAGGTCTGCGGTGCTGCCTGCGTTCTTTGCGGTGGTGCAAATGTCGAGAGGAATGCGGTCGCCCGAAAGGAGTACCTTGCGGAGCGAAAGCTTGCTAGAATCATTTGCCGAGATGCGGTGCTTCATCGCCATGTCGAAAAGAACAGGGACGGAATTCCAAACGGTCACATTTTGCGTTGTGAGAATTTGACAAACTTCGCTCATGTCGCGCGCATCGCTTACCAATGCTAGCTTTGCGCCGCTGCTGAGAGCTCCGAAAATATCGTAGACGGAGAGGTCAAAGCAAATCGAAGAAATGCCGATGAGAGCATCATTTTCGTTTAAGGACAAACGTTCATTGACATCGATGATGGTATTTGCTGTTGCTCCGTGCTGCATGATGACGCCCTTGGGCTTGCCTGTACTACCTGATGTGTAGATGATATAGGCTTCATCTTCCGGGGCGTTTATCATTTGGAGTGGTTTGTCGCTGTAGTTTTGGATTCCTTTAGCTTCGAGGTAAGATTTTTTCAAGAGGCATTTGCAATTGCCGTCTTGCATAATGAAATCTATGCGTTCCTTCGGATACGAAACATCGACCGGAACATAAACGCCGCCCGCCTTGAGAATGCCGAGAATGCTTGCAATTGTTTCAGGAATGCGCTCTCCTAAAACGGCGACTCGGTCTCCGCGGACAACGCCTTTTTCTTGCAACAAATTGGCAATGCGATTCGAAAGGCTGTCGAGTTCGGCGTATGTGAGCGAGGAATCTTTCCCGACAACTGCGGTGCGGTTCTTGAACAATGGCATTGCGCTATTGACGAGCCCGTGTAATGTTTTTTTCGGTGCCGGCTTGACTTCGGGATTGTAGCGTTCCCATACTAGGTTGATTTCGGGGAAACATGTTTCGTGTTCGCCGTTGGCAATGTAGCGGATGTTTTCGACAAAGTCATGGAACATCTGATCAATAATTGTCGGGTCGAAAATTTCCTTGACAACGTCCCATGTTACATAGAGCTTTTTGCCCATTTCGGCAATTTGGTTGTCGATGAAAATCTGCGGAGTTTGCGAAATGGAGTAGCGCAATTTGCCGAGAACTTCGTAATAATTTTCGGGAGCATCGAACAGAACGCATGTGAACACCACGGGCAAAATAGCCTTGCCAAATTGATTCTTCGACTTTGCCAATTCGCGCATGATTTCGGTGCCGTCGTAAGACAAGTGGTCAAGACCATCGACAATACGGTTTTGCACATCGGTAGCCTGCTTCCACAAATTGTCTTCGTTCATCGAAAGCGCAAGCGGTAAAAGCTTGGTGAAGTCACCGATAATCTTTTCGACATCCTTATGGAATGGCTTGCGTTCAAATGCCGTCAAGTTCAGCACCATATCGCGCTGGTTGCTCCAACGTTCAAGAACTTTGGCGTAGATGGTGCAAAGGAGCGCCGATGGCGATACGCGATGGGCCTTGGCAACTTCCTTGAACTTGGACCAAGTCTTTTTACAGATGACATCTTGCTTGCGCGTGATTGTATAATCGGTGCAATCCGAAATTTTCTGTGCAAGTGGAACATGCGGGTATTCAGGGAAGCTTGGCAATCGTTCAAGCCAGTAGGCTTTATCTTCTTCGTAGCGTTTCTCATCGCGGGAATGCGAAAGGTCACGGACGTAGCGCTCGTAAGAGTAGCCAATGCGTTCTTCAAAAGGTTGCTTGCGCAAAATTCGTCCCAAGTCCGAGAAGAAAATCTGCATGCTGTCGCCATCGCAAACCATCAAGTCGAAACTCACGAAGATAATGCGGTTCGTGTCGCCGTAATCGATGGCCTTGAATGTAAAGAGTGGCCATTGGTCGTGCTTGTAAATATGATGCGAAAGTTCGTTGCGAATTTTAAGCGACTCGGATTCGCGTTCAGCAGCAGTGCAATGGACAACTTCAACTTTGTAATCGGGAACTTCGGTCAGGACTTTTTGCGTTCCGCTCGGGAGGAATATGGCCCTGAATGCATCGTGCTTTTTGACGACTTTGCGGATGGCGTTTTCGATTTCTGCAACGGTGTATTGCGAATCGATTTCGAAATAATAGTGGGCATTGTATTTGCCGAGCTCAAAATGGTCATTGCGTCCGTTTAAGTAGGCGAGCTGAACGCCTGTCATCGGAAATTCCGCACCCTTGCCGGAAACTCCCGTGTCTGCATTTTGTGTGTATGCCGTTTCGTTCTTGGTAACGATTTTATCTTCGACAGTTTCTGCAAATTCCTTTGCGTTTGGAGTGTTCAAAACGGAGACGAATGGAACGCGGATGCCAAATTTTTGATCAATGCGTTGGGCGATTCGTTGCGCCTTGATGGAATCGCCACCGAGCTCAAAGAAGTCCAGACTGCAATCGATTTCTTTCAAGTCAAGAACAGATTTCCAAATATCGATAATGGCCGATTGCGTCTCGGTGAGAACGATGGGTGATTTTGCTTCAGCGCTTTCGTTCGTATTTGCTGTAAGCGTTTGCAAAAGCGATTTGCGATCGAGCTTGCCGTTCGCGGAAAGAGGCATTTCGTCCAAGTGAACGAATCGGTGCGGCACCATGTAGGCGGGCAAGAATTGAGAGAGCTCTTTCTTGAAAACTTCCTTGTCTGTTTGCTTGCCTGTGTAAAATGCAACGATGTGCTTGCTCGGATCCAAAACAACGATGGAGGCATCGACTTGTTCTAGCGAATTCATGCGTTGTTCGATTTCACCGAGCTCAATACGGTAGCCGCCGACTTTGACCTGATTGTCTTTGCGGCCGAGGAAGACTACGTAACCGTTTGCGGAAAAACGCCCAAAGTCACCGGTCTTGTAAATGCGACCGAATTTGGGATGGTAGATAAATGCGGCCTTTGTCTTTTCTTCGCTATTGGCGTAGCCTTGTGCAACGCCCACACCGCCGATATAGATTTCGCCTTGAATTTCGGGCGGGCAAATTTCAAGAGATTCATTCAGAATGTAAATCGTTTGGTTCGCAAGCGGATATCCGTAAGGGATGCTTTGCCAACTAGGATCTACGTGTACGATGGGGAAATAAATGGACCAAATGGATGCTTCGGTTGCGCCGCCCAAACTGTAAATTTTTGCTTCAGGGAAATGTTTGCGGATGCGTGCGGGGAGCGAAACAGGAATCCAGTCGCCGCTCATGAGGACGTTTTTCAATTCATGATTGACGTAGGTTTCGTCGAGGCTGTCGATGAAAAGTTCCATGCCGGCCGGCACTGAATTCCACAGGATGTTTTTGGAAGAATCTACAAAACGCTTGATCTCGTCAGTTTCGCGGATGTCCTTTGCTATGTCAAGTTCTGCACCTGCAATCAAGGAACCGAAAAGATCGTAAACGGAAAGGTCGAAGCAGTATGAAGAGAGTCCAAGAATCGAAGCGTTTTCGTTAATTCCCATGCGTTCGTTGATGTCGAGAATCGTATTCATCATGGCCGCGTAAGAAATCGACACGCCTTTGGGAACGCCCGTGCTGCCGGAAGTGTATATAACGTAAGCGGTTGCATCGAGATTCGGATTTGGAGCGAAGTCTGCACGTTCGCGAGTCGGTGCTTCTACGAGCTTTTGCGGATTGACAAGCAATTTGCAATTGGAATTTTTGACAATATATTCCTTGCGGTCTTCGGGCCACTTGTCATCAACGGGAATGTATGTGGCACCCACGCCCATCGTGGCAAGGATGGCGATGACTGTTGAAAAATTCTTCTGCGAAAGAATGGCGATGGAATCGTTGCAATTGACGCCCTGCTTTTTAAGCATGTACATGGCTTTGCGTACAGAA
This window contains:
- a CDS encoding TonB-dependent receptor domain-containing protein, encoding MKKVFASIAFSSLCAFAQNDDVTSYDDAFFDEPAAVTDAAGTATTNESVKNATSNSSRATEKSTDVTVLEGLSVEDESEMETAPIDTKIKAESVKVLDTKELQGSSATIADVTNRSSGVKVRQSGGLGGESKINIRGMEGKNVKVLVDGVPVDNGNGNLSINDIPIDKIDRIEVYKSYVPERFATDGMGGVVNVITKGLAKSSVNGSYSIGSFNTHKASLDAKYVWVTDSTKNRSVEIGASAYYNYSDNDYEFTTPYMDTVVTRDYGRYYSYNVSPFVGLSNFYFDKINFGASFGASDKEVQSTAHRVEHASADAFGYGFSVAFEKTNLFVKGLSFNISVSYNYGIENVVDTSHVYFYGWDKSDFKENENALGEISLGSPSLFEYKNYSLFVPWNVGYEFSQNHNLTWSGLYRYDSQKSKDKLSVKEKKLNNAVFPGRVYSLITGLSVENNFWEKRIQNVVGIKGYFYNIVADDDGENRIQQLTNDEYSQNNFGFSENLRVKIIDPLAVKAGYQHSLRFPTREEIFGDGLYVACSPNLKPEYSDNFTAGAELDLDKIPLLLKLHLEFNWFYLLMDDRIYWNSYVAVPRPYYNSVGTKTSGFEIDLRLDINEYIALSLNMTKQEAKSREADYAYGIAKDLIVPNIPTFYMNFGAEFHIGDLFFRDDFFKLYWFANYTDEYYYTWKVSKKQDRSIPSSFSQDLGVEYSILANKLSWSFEVHNLTDERVYDKYGESKPGRSFATKMKFSI
- a CDS encoding non-ribosomal peptide synthetase, producing the protein MSQFSQKEILEIVNQILKQNVQTETSLYEVFEDSIQMFRFLGEVKNKLSIEFGMLDLVKAETIGDLVDKIQEKLGKGAEVEKKIPLTPMQQSYRLGREQNFHGSVNSTHIYFEVEHSLDIDKAEECFRQLIEKHEALRAFVEEENQCILAKDISKNFKIERTSVSEADLKKVLDEKRLQAQTEMRDLSKWPLFDITNISTEKRNIATVDLELMFVDGMSAQGLASEFLMLYHEGKLPEYDFESIPEYVEWIKSRKDNAKHDSDAEFWHKLEADIPAAPKLPVTASRNNEANICKRMQNVFSKDTLRNMEITARKNGVTSSVVLFYLYLKTLARFSESEKFSVNITMLNRPYGVEGMNYIIGDYTSNVIFDFDNTQIAQLPLREALQAIRDRMYERIDHSAYEGVEVIRDLIRQKQIDNENPMPIVFTSMLFGRLPEAKGLQVSYVQSQTSQVSIDNQICKTHDGSLMISWDYLEKIFTPNTITEMFRYYSESIEAFSKTGECTVQAPQFEERVIAYNSTKKEFDIKHPIEYLQKSFEKYHDRIALKNGVMTTMTYGELEDSVRKAMYMLKKQGVNCNDSIAILSQKNFSTVIAILATMGVGATYIPVDDKWPEDRKEYIVKNSNCKLLVNPQKLVEAPTRERADFAPNPNLDATAYVIYTSGSTGVPKGVSISYAAMMNTILDINERMGINENASILGLSSYCFDLSVYDLFGSLIAGAELDIAKDIRETDEIKRFVDSSKNILWNSVPAGMELFIDSLDETYVNHELKNVLMSGDWIPVSLPARIRKHFPEAKIYSLGGATEASIWSIYFPIVHVDPSWQSIPYGYPLANQTIYILNESLEICPPEIQGEIYIGGVGVAQGYANSEEKTKAAFIYHPKFGRIYKTGDFGRFSANGYVVFLGRKDNQVKVGGYRIELGEIEQRMNSLEQVDASIVVLDPSKHIVAFYTGKQTDKEVFKKELSQFLPAYMVPHRFVHLDEMPLSANGKLDRKSLLQTLTANTNESAEAKSPIVLTETQSAIIDIWKSVLDLKEIDCSLDFFELGGDSIKAQRIAQRIDQKFGIRVPFVSVLNTPNAKEFAETVEDKIVTKNETAYTQNADTGVSGKGAEFPMTGVQLAYLNGRNDHFELGKYNAHYYFEIDSQYTVAEIENAIRKVVKKHDAFRAIFLPSGTQKVLTEVPDYKVEVVHCTAAERESESLKIRNELSHHIYKHDQWPLFTFKAIDYGDTNRIIFVSFDLMVCDGDSMQIFFSDLGRILRKQPFEERIGYSYERYVRDLSHSRDEKRYEEDKAYWLERLPSFPEYPHVPLAQKISDCTDYTITRKQDVICKKTWSKFKEVAKAHRVSPSALLCTIYAKVLERWSNQRDMVLNLTAFERKPFHKDVEKIIGDFTKLLPLALSMNEDNLWKQATDVQNRIVDGLDHLSYDGTEIMRELAKSKNQFGKAILPVVFTCVLFDAPENYYEVLGKLRYSISQTPQIFIDNQIAEMGKKLYVTWDVVKEIFDPTIIDQMFHDFVENIRYIANGEHETCFPEINLVWERYNPEVKPAPKKTLHGLVNSAMPLFKNRTAVVGKDSSLTYAELDSLSNRIANLLQEKGVVRGDRVAVLGERIPETIASILGILKAGGVYVPVDVSYPKERIDFIMQDGNCKCLLKKSYLEAKGIQNYSDKPLQMINAPEDEAYIIYTSGSTGKPKGVIMQHGATANTIIDVNERLSLNENDALIGISSICFDLSVYDIFGALSSGAKLALVSDARDMSEVCQILTTQNVTVWNSVPVLFDMAMKHRISANDSSKLSLRKVLLSGDRIPLDICTTAKNAGSTADLISLGGATEAAIWSIIYPFSEVRPEWDCIPYGYPMKNQTFYVLDEELKLCPPEVQGDLYIGGVGLAKGYNNDPEKTNKAFIKHPQLGRIYRTGDLGKLKTEGFIEFLGRSDTQIKLNGFRIELGEIESAIMHTGFVSRAVAALKDVPGSGKQIIAYVLGASIENAESTIKAEISKTLTGYMIPSRIVTMDSFPLSANGKVDKKQLPIPEISIATATPASTTNENISDEEKAMLEIWQNVFENPGISMNDDFYSIGGDSITLMKLVDKIALDLKKTVNIDQILQAKSIKEFISLIH